In the Alphaproteobacteria bacterium genome, one interval contains:
- a CDS encoding energy transducer TonB, which produces MRVWPYLGSVIFHGVVLGGGIFLSLQETPILTQFEIVFSTQSKGIEETTVLKNSTGVPKKNRQKNTLLSKGPEPTRDAFYETGKQIIEEAITPPQFFLGNPKTPKPAYPRLARKKGWQGKVVLEVIVCPRGKTKSVKVACGSGHRILDEAAIETVRGWKFCPAKQGKNFIIASVRVPIVFDLVG; this is translated from the coding sequence ATGCGTGTCTGGCCATATTTAGGATCAGTTATATTTCATGGCGTCGTTTTGGGGGGCGGGATATTTCTGTCTCTACAGGAGACACCTATTCTAACTCAATTTGAGATTGTGTTTAGCACCCAATCTAAGGGTATAGAGGAAACGACTGTACTCAAGAACTCTACTGGGGTACCGAAAAAAAACAGACAGAAAAATACGTTATTATCAAAAGGGCCTGAGCCAACAAGGGATGCATTTTACGAAACTGGAAAACAGATTATAGAAGAAGCGATCACGCCTCCTCAATTTTTTTTGGGGAACCCAAAAACGCCAAAGCCAGCTTACCCCCGGTTGGCGCGTAAGAAGGGATGGCAAGGGAAGGTAGTTTTGGAAGTGATTGTTTGCCCGCGTGGAAAAACGAAAAGTGTTAAGGTGGCTTGCGGGAGCGGTCACCGAATCCTAGATGAAGCTGCCATTGAAACGGTGAGGGGCTGGAAGTTTTGTCCAGCAAAACAGGGTAAGAATTTTATCATCGCTTCCGTGCGTGTTCCAATTGTTTTTGATTTAGTGGGGTAA